From the genome of Frateuria soli:
ACCTGAGCCGCAACGACCTGCTCGCACTCACGTGCGTGCAGTACGAGCACGTCAACCTGGCCCCGCTGTGGGCACTGCTCGAAGCGGCACTGCTCACCCCGTACCAGGGCGAATCGACCCTGAGCGCGCGCGGGCTGCCGCTGCGCTATGCCGATGGTGCGGTTCACGCCGGCTCGCCGGCTGCGTGGCTGGCGCAACAGCGCGGCGAAGCGGCCGAGCGGGCACACGGCTTCGCGGGTCTGGTGTTCGAGCTGCGCCAGTACGCCGCGCTGCTCGAAGCCCATCGCCTGCCGCTGATGCTCGAACAGGGCGAGGCGGACGCCGGTTGGCTGCTTGAGACGCTGGCCGCGCCCGAGCCGGCGCTGGCGCCGCCGGCCCTGTTCGCGCACGAGGCGCCGGGCCTGGGCACGGTGGCCATCACGGCCGCGCAGGCCGGCGCCGACGGACGGCCGCGCGTGCTCGCCCACGGCTACCCGCTCGCGCCGCAGGCGCTCGGGCCGCTGGTGGCGGTGCTGGCCGCGCGCTACGACATCGAGCCCACGCTGCAGGCGCTGGGCCGGGTGGCGGTGGACGACATCGGCCTGGCCCCGCCGACGCGGCACTAGGACCGACGTCGCGGAGGCGCCGCACCGCGACGGTTGTGGCGTCCATCCGGTGGCTGGCGCATGATGGGCGCCGGAGCAGGGTAATGCGCTCGGGGGAGTCCATGAACCAGCCCCTCATACCGGACGGATCCTCGGCCGATCCGCCAGAACATGCTGGCCGGTCCGCCCGGAACTGGCCCGAGCACGTACTGCGTGGCGTGCCCGCGCTGATCGCCTACATCGATCCCGAACTCATCGTGCGTTTCGCCAACCAGCCGCCGCGGCGCTGGCTGGGCGCGGCGACCGATGGCCTGGCCGGCCGCGCGGTCGACGAGCTGCTCGACAAGCTCACCGCGCCACGCGCGATTGAAGCCCTGCAGGCCGCACTGGGCGGCCAGCCGAGCACGGTCGAAGGCGTGCTCTTCGCCGGCCGCGCGCATCGCTACATGCACGCCACCTTCCAGCCCGACGCCGACAATGAGGGCCGCGTGCACGGCGTGTTCGCGGTGTTCATCGACATTACCGAGCGCCACGCGCTGGAACTGAAATTGCGCGAGAGCGAGCAGCGCTTCTTCGGCGCCTTCCAGCACGCCGCCATCGGCATGGCGCTGGTGCGCCCCGACGGGCGCTTCCTGCGCGTGAACGAGGCGGTCTGCCGCATGCTCGGTTACAGCCAGGAGGAGTTCCTCACCCTGAGCGTCGCCGACGTCACCCATCCGGACGACTACGGCAACGACATGTCGCAGCTCGCGCAGATGCTGGACGGCCGGATCGACGCCTACCAGATGGAGAAGCGCAACCTGCACAAGGACGGGCACGTGGTGCACTTCCAGCTCAGCACCTCGCTGGTGCGCGACGAGCACGGCAAGCCGCTTTATTTCGTCTCGCAGGTGCAGGACATCAGCCAGCGCAAGCAGTACGAGGAGGCGCTGTTCCGCGAGCGCGAGCTGGCGGAGGTCACGCTCAACTCGATCGGTGACGCGGTGATCGCCGCCGACCTCGAGCTGCGCGTGACCTCGCTCAACCCGATCGCCGAAGGCCTCACCGGCTGGACCGCGGCCGAGGCGCGCGGCCGTCCGATGGACGAGGTGTTCCGCCTGCGCGACGTGCGCACCGGTGCGGCGCTTCCCAACCCGCTGCGCGCGGCGATCGAGCGCAACGCCATCGTGGATCTGCAGGGCAAGGCGGTGCTGCTGCATCGCAACGGCTTCGAAACGCCGATCGAGGATTCCTCGGCACCGATCCACGACCACGCCGGCCACGCCATCGGCGGCGTGCTGGTGTTCCGCGACGTCAGCGAAACCCGCGCGCTGGCGCTGAAGATGATCCACCTGACCCAGCTCGACACGCTGACCGGCCTGCCCAACCGCAGCCAGATGCAGGGCCAGATCGAGCAGGCCGTGGCGATGGCGCGTCGCCGCCAGCAGCGCTGCGCCCTGCTCTACATCGACATCGACCACTTCAAGCAGATCAACGAGCAGCACGGCCCGGCCAACGGCGACCGCGTGCTGCGCGCATTCGCCACGCAGCTGCGCCAGGCGCTGCAGGACGAGGACCTCCTGTGCCGCCACCATGGCGACGAATTCGTGGTGCTGCTGCCGCAGGTGGAAGCACCCGGCCAGGCCGCCAGCGTGGCGCAACGGCTGATCGCCTATGGCGAGCGCACCGCCGTGGCCGGCCTGCCCGGGCTGGCCTTGCACATGTCCGTGGGCATCAGCCTGTGCCCGGACGACGCGGCCGATGCCGACCAGCTGCTGCGCAACGCCGACAGCGCCATGTACGAGGTCAAGGTCGGCGGGCGCCAGGGCTTCCGCTTTTTCACCACCTCGATGAACGAGCGGGCGGCGCTGCGCCGGCGCATCGAGGCGGAGCTGCGCGTGGCGATCGCACGCGAGCAGCTATCGCTGCATTACCAGCCGAAGGTGGACGCCGTCGACGGGCACATCGTCGGCGCCGAGGCGTTGCTGCGCTGGTACGGCGACGATGGCGACGAGCGCTATTCGCCGGAACAGTTCGTCGCGGTGGCCGAGGACGTCGGCCTGATCGTGCCGATCGGCTCCTGGGTGCTGCGCGAGGCCTGCCGCCAGGCCGACCTCTGGTACCGCGAAGGCCTGGGGGTGCCGGTGGCGGTCAACGTCTCGCCGGTGCAGTTCCAGCATGCCCATTTCCTGGGCGAGCTGCAGACCGTGCTGACCCACTGCGCGCTCGATCCGGCGTTGCTGGAGCTGGAGCTGACCGAGCGCACCGTGATGGCCGGCGGCGACGCCACCATCGCACTGCTCCAGCGCATCAAGCGCTGCGGCGTGAGGCTGTCGCTGGACGATTTCGGCACCGGCTACTGCAGCCTGTCCTACCTCAAGCACTTCCCGGTCGACGCGCTGAAGATCGATCGCGCCTTCGTGCGCGACGTGGAGAGCGATCCGGATACCGCCGCGATCACCCAGGCGATCATCGC
Proteins encoded in this window:
- a CDS encoding sensor domain-containing protein; protein product: MNQPLIPDGSSADPPEHAGRSARNWPEHVLRGVPALIAYIDPELIVRFANQPPRRWLGAATDGLAGRAVDELLDKLTAPRAIEALQAALGGQPSTVEGVLFAGRAHRYMHATFQPDADNEGRVHGVFAVFIDITERHALELKLRESEQRFFGAFQHAAIGMALVRPDGRFLRVNEAVCRMLGYSQEEFLTLSVADVTHPDDYGNDMSQLAQMLDGRIDAYQMEKRNLHKDGHVVHFQLSTSLVRDEHGKPLYFVSQVQDISQRKQYEEALFRERELAEVTLNSIGDAVIAADLELRVTSLNPIAEGLTGWTAAEARGRPMDEVFRLRDVRTGAALPNPLRAAIERNAIVDLQGKAVLLHRNGFETPIEDSSAPIHDHAGHAIGGVLVFRDVSETRALALKMIHLTQLDTLTGLPNRSQMQGQIEQAVAMARRRQQRCALLYIDIDHFKQINEQHGPANGDRVLRAFATQLRQALQDEDLLCRHHGDEFVVLLPQVEAPGQAASVAQRLIAYGERTAVAGLPGLALHMSVGISLCPDDAADADQLLRNADSAMYEVKVGGRQGFRFFTTSMNERAALRRRIEAELRVAIAREQLSLHYQPKVDAVDGHIVGAEALLRWYGDDGDERYSPEQFVAVAEDVGLIVPIGSWVLREACRQADLWYREGLGVPVAVNVSPVQFQHAHFLGELQTVLTHCALDPALLELELTERTVMAGGDATIALLQRIKRCGVRLSLDDFGTGYCSLSYLKHFPVDALKIDRAFVRDVESDPDTAAITQAIIAMARSLAKTVVAEGVETEAQAEHLRAAGCEQLQGFLYGAPMDAAAFGKLLTEQHLRRWASDRR